One window of the Burkholderia ubonensis subsp. mesacidophila genome contains the following:
- a CDS encoding MarR family winged helix-turn-helix transcriptional regulator — MHKYTLTDDDCFAVRQAARRISQFYERYLSQAGVTASQYSILALLRERPGLTMAALSAVLVIERTALLRALKPLVGAALVTGRYAGDGRRLTFALTGDGEAKIAQAHAHWLEAQETFEQRFGPSEAARLRDELFRITHNIPER, encoded by the coding sequence ATGCACAAGTACACGCTCACCGATGACGACTGTTTCGCTGTCCGGCAGGCCGCCCGCCGGATCTCGCAGTTCTACGAGCGTTACCTGTCGCAGGCGGGCGTCACCGCGTCGCAGTACAGCATCCTCGCGCTGCTGCGCGAACGCCCCGGCCTGACGATGGCGGCGCTGTCGGCCGTGCTGGTCATCGAGCGCACCGCGCTGCTGCGCGCGCTCAAGCCGCTCGTCGGCGCGGCGCTGGTCACGGGCCGCTACGCGGGCGACGGCCGGCGGCTGACCTTCGCGCTGACCGGCGACGGCGAAGCGAAGATCGCGCAGGCGCATGCGCACTGGCTCGAAGCGCAGGAAACGTTCGAACAACGGTTCGGCCCGTCGGAAGCGGCGCGGCTGAGAGACGAACTGTTCCGGATCACGCACAACATCCCGGAGCGTTGA
- a CDS encoding LysR family transcriptional regulator: protein MDYFDKLRIFRSVVELRSFTRAADVHGLARPVVSRAIAELEARFGSRLLHRTTRQVSLTETAERLYERCAAVLDELDALEAEAQTQTREPDGLLRLVAHTTVALNRLVPLIAGFKAAHPKVRLDVTLTERPVDLVGEGYDIGIVVPYMLTSETTVVRLLERIPVVIVATPRYLEHHPRPATPADLADHLFVSLSPTLRRPALTFRVGGDTLTVPFRFDVASNSPVFNREMVLRDFGIGVVPRALVEPELASGALVRLLEDADLVDAFVEIKLAYANRALLPAKVKAFIAYAAAYGNAGAPSLPTD from the coding sequence ATGGACTACTTCGACAAGCTGCGGATTTTCCGGTCGGTGGTGGAACTGCGCAGCTTCACCCGCGCCGCCGACGTGCATGGACTCGCCCGCCCGGTCGTATCGCGCGCGATCGCCGAGCTGGAGGCGCGCTTCGGCAGCCGCCTGCTGCACCGCACGACGCGGCAGGTGTCGCTGACCGAGACGGCCGAGCGCCTCTACGAGCGCTGCGCGGCCGTGCTCGACGAGCTCGACGCGCTCGAGGCGGAAGCCCAGACGCAGACCCGCGAGCCGGATGGCCTGCTGCGGCTCGTCGCGCACACGACCGTCGCGCTGAACCGCCTCGTGCCGCTGATCGCCGGCTTCAAGGCCGCGCATCCGAAAGTGCGCCTCGACGTGACGCTGACCGAGCGCCCGGTCGACCTGGTCGGCGAAGGCTACGACATCGGCATCGTCGTGCCCTACATGCTGACGAGCGAGACGACCGTCGTGCGGCTGCTCGAGCGGATTCCCGTCGTGATCGTCGCGACGCCGCGCTATCTGGAACACCACCCCCGCCCGGCCACGCCCGCCGACCTCGCCGACCACCTGTTCGTGTCGCTGTCGCCGACGCTGCGACGCCCGGCGCTGACGTTTCGCGTCGGCGGCGACACACTGACCGTGCCGTTCCGCTTCGACGTCGCGTCCAACAGCCCCGTGTTCAACCGGGAAATGGTGCTGCGCGACTTCGGGATCGGCGTGGTGCCGCGCGCGCTGGTCGAGCCGGAGCTCGCGTCCGGCGCGCTCGTGCGGCTGCTCGAGGACGCCGATCTCGTCGACGCGTTCGTCGAGATCAAGCTGGCCTACGCGAACCGCGCGCTGCTGCCGGCGAAGGTCAAGGCGTTCATCGCCTATGCGGCGGCCTATGGCAACGCCGGAGCGCCGTCTCTTCCAACCGATTGA
- a CDS encoding MarR family winged helix-turn-helix transcriptional regulator — translation MDDIQIAGACNCFALRQATRFVTQIYERHLSPLGVTPAQFSIMAILSRRPDVLMSDLADALVMDRTTLLRALKPLQRDGLVETGASEHDARAHALNLTKLGQRTFGHAKRAWQAAQDEFEAQFGRGRAQALRDELFTLTGKR, via the coding sequence ATGGACGATATTCAGATTGCCGGTGCGTGCAACTGCTTCGCGCTGCGTCAGGCGACGCGGTTCGTCACGCAGATCTACGAACGCCACCTGAGCCCGCTCGGCGTCACGCCGGCGCAGTTTTCGATCATGGCGATCCTGTCGCGCCGGCCCGACGTGCTGATGAGCGACCTGGCCGACGCGCTGGTGATGGACCGCACGACGCTGCTGCGCGCGCTGAAGCCGCTGCAGCGCGACGGGCTCGTCGAGACGGGCGCGTCCGAGCACGACGCGCGCGCGCATGCGCTGAACCTGACGAAACTCGGGCAGCGCACGTTCGGGCACGCGAAGCGCGCATGGCAGGCTGCGCAGGACGAATTCGAGGCGCAGTTCGGCCGAGGCCGCGCGCAGGCGTTGCGCGACGAACTGTTCACCCTGACGGGGAAGCGGTAG
- a CDS encoding aconitase X, with translation MLQLSDRDQAMLHGDFGEGVARAMRIVSRTAEVMAAPHLIDITSAHIDGCLYHGRTSLDFVDYFVATGVKVAVPTTLNVGSLDLIHPELYHGDRAIQRDAQRLMDAHLLLGCESSFTCAPYQLKNRPALGQQIAWAESNAIVFANSVLGARTSRYGDFLDLAAAITGRAPYAGLHVDANRAGRIVFTAPDFSRLPSRDIYFAALGLLVGKVAGAIVPVIVGLPADTSEDELKALGAAAASSGAVALFHAVGVTPEAPTLDAALHGRAPQRTVDVSMADLDEIRRTLNQGKAGDALVAVALGTPHFSLAEFRRLDELLDRFDGKPACDFYVNTSRFILWELGELGLASRFEARGVQIVVDTCTYITPVMKQLSGLVMTNSGKWASYAPANIGVTVAYGSMSECVRSAFEGKVRFDD, from the coding sequence ATGTTGCAATTGAGCGATCGCGATCAGGCGATGTTGCATGGGGATTTCGGCGAGGGCGTCGCGCGTGCGATGCGGATCGTCTCGCGCACGGCCGAGGTCATGGCCGCGCCGCATCTCATCGACATCACGTCCGCGCATATCGACGGCTGCCTGTATCACGGCCGGACGAGTCTCGACTTCGTCGACTATTTCGTCGCGACGGGCGTGAAAGTCGCGGTGCCGACGACGCTGAACGTCGGGTCGCTCGACCTGATCCATCCCGAGCTGTACCACGGCGACCGTGCGATCCAGCGCGATGCGCAGCGCCTGATGGACGCCCATCTGCTGCTCGGCTGCGAATCCAGCTTCACGTGCGCCCCGTATCAGCTGAAGAACCGTCCCGCGCTGGGCCAGCAGATCGCGTGGGCCGAATCCAATGCGATCGTGTTCGCGAATTCGGTGCTCGGTGCGCGCACGAGCCGGTACGGCGACTTTCTCGATCTCGCCGCCGCGATCACGGGCCGCGCGCCGTACGCGGGCCTGCACGTCGACGCGAACCGGGCCGGACGGATCGTGTTCACGGCGCCCGACTTCAGCCGTCTGCCGTCGCGCGACATCTACTTCGCCGCGCTTGGCCTGCTGGTGGGCAAGGTCGCGGGCGCGATCGTGCCCGTGATCGTCGGCCTGCCGGCGGACACCAGCGAGGACGAACTGAAGGCGCTCGGCGCGGCAGCCGCGTCGAGCGGGGCCGTTGCGCTGTTCCACGCGGTCGGCGTGACGCCCGAGGCGCCGACGCTGGACGCCGCGCTGCATGGACGCGCGCCGCAGCGAACGGTCGACGTGTCGATGGCCGATCTCGACGAGATCCGTCGCACGCTGAACCAGGGTAAGGCGGGCGACGCACTCGTCGCGGTGGCGCTCGGCACGCCGCATTTCTCGCTGGCGGAATTCCGCCGGCTCGACGAATTGCTCGACCGTTTCGACGGCAAGCCGGCATGCGATTTCTACGTGAATACGAGCCGCTTCATCCTGTGGGAGCTGGGCGAGCTTGGCCTCGCGAGCCGCTTCGAGGCGCGCGGCGTCCAGATCGTCGTCGATACGTGCACGTACATCACGCCCGTGATGAAGCAGCTGTCCGGACTGGTCATGACCAATTCCGGGAAATGGGCGTCGTATGCACCCGCGAACATCGGCGTGACGGTGGCGTACGGCAGCATGAGCGAGTGTGTCAGGTCCGCGTTCGAAGGAAAGGTGCGATTCGATGACTGA
- a CDS encoding aconitase X swivel domain-containing protein — translation MTETVGGGSGATGTVLTGDTLVAGNAFADTLVLDKPLSFWGGYDSVEGRIIDRGHPLAGASLAGRVMVMAHAKGSSSSSSVLAEAVRNGTGPVGIVLKERDLIISIGAIVAAELYAIEVPVVCVAEHVYDAIVRASGPLRIEAAGGIGGATISLGDAARRD, via the coding sequence ATGACTGAAACAGTGGGTGGCGGTTCGGGTGCGACGGGCACGGTGCTGACAGGCGATACGCTCGTCGCAGGGAATGCGTTCGCGGACACGCTCGTGCTCGACAAGCCGCTCAGTTTCTGGGGCGGCTACGATTCGGTCGAGGGGCGGATCATCGACCGTGGCCATCCGCTCGCTGGCGCGAGCCTCGCCGGCAGGGTCATGGTGATGGCGCATGCGAAGGGATCCAGTTCGAGCAGCAGCGTGCTTGCGGAAGCCGTTCGGAATGGCACGGGGCCCGTCGGCATCGTCCTGAAGGAGCGGGACCTGATCATCTCGATCGGCGCGATCGTCGCCGCCGAGCTGTATGCGATCGAGGTGCCCGTCGTGTGTGTCGCGGAGCACGTGTACGACGCGATCGTCCGCGCGTCGGGGCCGTTGCGGATCGAGGCGGCCGGCGGAATCGGCGGCGCGACGATCAGCCTCGGCGACGCCGCGCGCCGAGATTAG
- a CDS encoding AraC family transcriptional regulator, whose amino-acid sequence MLVISGQIDMTSPLAKDRLGLRRPTIPVAYPRLLLQVLDARGVDLAAVRAGTGLRDAVLAEPDARVAPSQWGRLVLNAIEIGGDPGIGLAFGLQLKPTVHGFLGYATLTARDIRASLQVTIRYFRMRNRQYRLTYAEDENGATLELHGVQASPVLQHHVMFEFVLTGLARNIAQLSGRASPDIALRFAWPEPAYFARYRDQLPPVRFGCAANALRIARDVLDWPLPLADEVAHRQALVQVEREYAQVRQEEGDLVERVRAELARAAGGYPGPETLAQQLLVSTRTFRRRLEEAGASYRQLLDEARYRDAKQLLAASDLDLKTIAERLQFTDPANFTRAFRRWAGQTPSAYREAAAGLTGAARHREREGA is encoded by the coding sequence ATGCTTGTCATTTCCGGCCAAATAGACATGACTTCCCCGCTTGCCAAGGACCGCCTCGGGCTGCGCCGGCCGACGATTCCGGTCGCCTATCCGCGCCTGCTGCTGCAGGTGCTCGACGCGCGCGGCGTCGACCTCGCCGCGGTGCGCGCCGGCACGGGCCTGCGCGACGCAGTGCTGGCCGAACCGGACGCGCGCGTCGCGCCGTCGCAATGGGGGCGGCTCGTGCTGAACGCGATCGAAATCGGCGGCGATCCGGGTATCGGTCTCGCGTTCGGGCTGCAGCTCAAGCCGACCGTGCACGGCTTTCTCGGCTACGCGACGCTGACCGCGCGGGACATCCGCGCGTCGCTGCAGGTGACGATCCGCTACTTCCGGATGCGCAACCGCCAATATCGTCTGACCTATGCCGAGGATGAAAACGGCGCGACGCTCGAACTGCACGGCGTGCAGGCGAGCCCCGTGCTGCAGCATCACGTGATGTTCGAATTCGTGCTGACCGGGCTCGCGCGGAACATCGCGCAGCTGTCCGGGCGCGCGTCGCCGGACATCGCGCTGCGGTTCGCGTGGCCGGAGCCCGCCTACTTCGCCCGTTACCGCGACCAGTTGCCGCCGGTGCGCTTCGGCTGCGCGGCGAATGCGCTGCGGATCGCGCGCGACGTGCTGGACTGGCCGCTGCCGCTGGCCGACGAGGTCGCGCACCGGCAGGCGCTGGTGCAGGTCGAGCGGGAATACGCGCAGGTCCGGCAGGAGGAAGGCGATCTCGTCGAGCGCGTGCGGGCGGAGCTGGCGCGCGCGGCGGGCGGCTATCCGGGGCCGGAGACGCTCGCGCAGCAGTTGCTCGTGTCGACGCGCACGTTCAGGCGGCGGCTCGAGGAAGCCGGCGCGAGCTACCGGCAATTGCTCGACGAGGCGCGCTATCGGGATGCGAAGCAGTTGCTCGCGGCGTCGGATCTCGACCTGAAGACGATCGCCGAGCGCCTGCAGTTCACCGACCCGGCGAATTTCACGCGCGCGTTTCGGCGCTGGGCCGGGCAGACGCCGAGCGCGTATCGGGAGGCGGCCGCCGGGCTGACCGGCGCGGCCCGGCATCGCGAACGCGAAGGCGCGTGA